TGTCCAGAGCCAAAGGCCAGGTGCTCCATAGTTTGCGATGTGCGCAAGATTTATGTGCGAAACTAGTTTGCAGGTGCCTGCCAGCCCCTTCCTGTGTCCAAGTCATTGAACCCGCGCCCAGAACTGCACCCAGACTAGATAACTGGAAGAGTCAACAGATCTAGCTGTGTCTATTGCAGGCGGGGCAATTAGTACTGCCATGAAGATTTTGGACTTCTTTTTGGCTCAAATCGAGGTTATTGGGTTAACTTTTTTCGGAATCATGCTTACAGAGATTGGGTTactaaacaaatttaaattggcGCAAGATGCGtaaaaataactttttaaaGATGTTTCTTCTTGAAACTGAATGCGATATCTGCGGACAATGGGTTAGATGAGGAGCCGGAGAGGATCGACCACAAGGCAGATAGCTCCTCTCGAATGGAACGGACTTCGAACGTGGCTGCTGGGAAGCATTAGAAATGCGCCGAGCTAAAGGTTCCCACAGCAACCTGGCAATGCGGAAGTCTTTGGGCTGATTGGAGGCGGCCATTGAACTGTGTCCAGAAATCGGGTTTTCTTGGTCTTCCAGTCTCCAGTTGTGGTCCAGGTGGGCTCGCCTTCACTGCGGCCGAGAACCTGGAATCATTCAACGCACGCCATTGGAGCACATCGGTCCTGCGGTCTTTTCGCTTGGGCAACATCATGTGCAAGTTCACCAACCGGCTGTTTGTCTTCGCCCTGCTGCTTGTGGCACTTGGAAGAATTCTGGCCCAGCCCGTTGGCGGCAAGATTAGGCCGGGGAATTCGAGGAACGTGATCAGCGACTTGCTGGACGTCTTATACGACGACTATTCCGAGAATGGTTTCCAGCGCGAGGACATTCTGTACGACCAGCGGCAAAAGGGTGGGGAGAACTACCAGTTCAAAGTGGATGGGGTCGTCATCGGAATGGCGCCTCAAATGAGCTCCAGCTTGCTCTACTCCATGGCGGAGTCCTACTTGAGTGAGTACTATGGTAATAGAATCGAATCGCCGACATAATCCTATTTCCACGCCAGGTGAAATGATGTTGCGCCAATCTACACCAGATCCTGATTCAACTCAGATGTACGAGAGGGATCCTGAGACCGACACAGACTCTGGTTCCACCGAAGGCGTTACTAAGATTCCTGAGCAAGCCCAGATTGATTTGGAAAGCAGACAACATCAAATTGTAGCTTCTCAAACTGCCAGCCGGTTAGTACAAC
This genomic stretch from Drosophila mauritiana strain mau12 chromosome 2L, ASM438214v1, whole genome shotgun sequence harbors:
- the LOC117150469 gene encoding uncharacterized protein LOC117150469; this translates as MCKFTNRLFVFALLLVALGRILAQPVGGKIRPGNSRNVISDLLDVLYDDYSENGFQREDILYDQRQKGGENYQFKVDGVVIGMAPQMSSSLLYSMAESYLSEMMLRQSTPDPDSTQMYERDPETDTDSGSTEGVTKIPEQAQIDLESRQHQIVASQTASRSPTQLLQLLKMLKSSKA